Proteins encoded by one window of Elephas maximus indicus isolate mEleMax1 chromosome 5, mEleMax1 primary haplotype, whole genome shotgun sequence:
- the CCKAR gene encoding cholecystokinin receptor type A, which produces MDVVDSFLVNGSNITPPCELGLENETLFCLDQPHSSKEWQPAVQILLYSLIFLLSVLGNTLVITVLIRNKRMRTVTNIFLLSLAVSDLMLCLFCMPFNLIPNLLKDFIFGSAVCKTTTYFMGTSVSVSTFNLVAISLERYGAICKPLQSRVWQTKSHALKVIAATWCLSFTIMTPYPIYSNLVPFTKNNNQTANMCRFLLPNDAMQQSWHTFLLLILFLIPGIVMMVAYGLISLELYQGIKFDASQKKSAKERKLSTGSSGRYEDSDGCYLQKSKHPRKLELQQLSTCSSGRVSRIRSSSSAANLMAKKRVIRMLIVIVVLFFLCWMPIFSANTWRAYDTASAERRLSGTPISFILLLSYTSSCVNPIIYCFMNKRFRLGFMATFPCCPNPGPAGVRGDVGEEEEGRTTGASLSRYSYSHVSASAPPP; this is translated from the exons ATGGATGTGGTTGACAGCTTTCTTGTGAATGGAAGCAACATCACCCCTCCCTGTGAACTCGGACTTGAAAATGAAACCCTTTTCTGCCTGGATCAGCCCCATTCTTCCAAAG AGTGGCAGCCGGCGGTGCAGATTCTCTTGTATTCCTTGATATTCCTGCTCAGCGTGCTGGGAAACACACTGGTCATCACGGTGCTGATTCGGAACAAGAGGATGAGGACAGTCACCAACATCTTCCTGCTCTCCCTGGCTGTCAGCGACCTCATGCTTTGCCTCTTCTGCATGCCGTTTAACCTCATCCCCAACcttctcaaggatttcatcttcGGCAGCGCTGTTTGCAAGACCACCACCTACTTCATGG gcacctctgtgaGTGTATCCACCTTTAATCTGGTCGCCATATCTCTGGAGAGATACGGTGCGATTTGCAAACCCTTGCAGTCCCGGGTCTGGCAGACAAAGTCCCATGCCTTGAAGGTGATTGCCGCTACCTGGTGTCTCTCCTTTACCATCATGACTCCGTACCCAATTTATAGCAACTTGGTGCCTTTTACCAAAAATAACAACCAGACAGCGAACATGTGCCGCTTTCTGCTACCAAATGATGCTATGCAGCAGTCCTG gCACACATTCCTGTTACTCATCCTCTTTCTTATTCCTGGAATTGTGATGATGGTGGCGTATGGATTAATCTCTTTGGAACTCTACCAAGGTATAAAATTTGATGCTAGCCAGAAGAAATCCGCTAAAG AAAGGAAGCTCAGCACCGGCAGCAGTGGCAGATACGAAGATAGCGACGGGTGTTACCTGCAGAAGTCCAAGCACCCCAGGAAGCTGGAGCTGCAGCAGCTGTCCACCTGCAGCAGCGGCAGGGTCAGCCGCATCAGGAGCAGCAGCTCCGCAGCCAACCTGATGGCCAAGAAGCGGGTGATCCGCATGCTCATCGTCATCGTGGTCCTCTTTTTCCTGTGCTGGATGCCCATCTTCAGCGCCAACACCTGGCGGGCGTATGACACAGCTTCTGCTGAGCGCCGCCTCTCGGGGACCCCCATTTCCTTCATCCTCCTGCTCTCCTACACGTCTTCTTGTGTCAACCCCATCATCTACTGCTTCATGAACAAAAGGTTCCGCCTCGGCTTCATGGCCACCTTCCCCTGCTGCCCCAACCCTGGTCCCGCAGGAGTGAGAGGAGacgtgggggaggaggaggaaggtagGACCACGGGGGCCTCTCTGTCCAGGTACTCGTACAGTCACGTGAGTGCTTCTGCCCCGCCCCCCTGA